Proteins from a single region of Apium graveolens cultivar Ventura chromosome 7, ASM990537v1, whole genome shotgun sequence:
- the LOC141670980 gene encoding cytochrome P450 72A11-like isoform X2, protein MDATIASIVISVIALVIFKYTIKQANKYWFRPKKMEKRLREIGFKGNPYRIIFGDSKDVDRMRAQVTSKPMELSDDIVFRVLPFHLHLLQKYGKKYFIWFGTKPRLSILDPVLVKDILSRPNEFRKPGNDQMGTVLAGGLFMSEGTTWTKHKKILNPSFHMDKIKNMVPSIVESCLEKIEKWNLSLASKESMEVDMVQEIDPLIGDIMCKTVVAGPISEESKRMYQLRNTVNQQAAKLSKLMFFPGWWSLPTREVKTMKATHEEIQILVKKVVTRRLEEMKNGASNRGDILSSMLEAFQDKASGVSLDDVIEECRSFTFIGQESTARPLIWMLYVLARYPEWQERAREEVLQIFGDQKPNVEGLNQLKIVHEIILMISDYNDYVRSSEIISANWCYSPIYFQRYKVGRYGFTGLDPDHHTDNFNESRP, encoded by the exons ATGGATGCAACTATTGCCTCAATTGTTATCTCAGTGATTGCACTGGTCATTTTTAAATACACAATCAAACAAGCCAACAAGTATTGGTTTAGGCCAAAGAAAATGGAGAAACGGCTGAGGGAGATAGGGTTTAAGGGAAATCCTTATAGGATCATCTTTGGAGATTCAAAAGATGTGGATCGGATGAGGGCACAAGTCACTTCCAAGCCAATGGAACTCTCCGACGATATCGTATTCCGTGTTCTACCATTTCACCTACATCTGCTCCAGAAGTATG GTAAGAAGTATTTCATCTGGTTTGGCACTAAACCAAGATTGAGCATATTGGATCCAGTGCTAGTGAAGGATATTCTGTCAAGACCAAACGAATTCCGAAAGCCAGGCAATGATCAAATGGGCACGGTGCTTGCAGGTGGACTCTTCATGAGTGAAGGTACCACATGGACTAAACATAAGAAGATTCTCAACCCTAGTTTTCACATGGACAAGATAAAG AACATGGTACCATCAATAGTGGAGAGCTGTTTGGAAAAAATAGAGAAGTGGAATTTGTCCCTGGCTTCAAAGGAATCAATGGAGGTTGATATGGTGCAAGAAATTGACCCTTTAATAGGTGATATAATGTGCAAAACAGTTGTAGCAGGCCCGATCAGCGAAGAGTCGAAGAGGATGTATCAACTCCGAAATACTGTGAACCAACAAGCAGCCAAACTATCAAAGCTCATGTTCTTTCCCGGATGGTG GAGTTTACCTACTCGTGAGGTGAAGACTATGAAAGCAACTCATGAAGAAATTCAAATTTTAGTGAAGAAAGTGGTGACTAGGAGACTGGAAGAAATGAAAAATGGAGCAAGTAATCGAGGTGATATATTGAGTTCAATGTTGGAAGCTTTTCAAGATAAAGCAAGCGGAGTTAGTCTTGACGATGTGATTGAGGAGTGCAGAAGTTTTACGTTCATTGGACAGGAATCTACTGCACGGCCATTGATATGGATGCTCTATGTTCTGGCCAGATATCCGGAATGGCAAGAGAGGGCAAGAGAAGAGGTTTTGCAGATTTTTGGAGATCAAAAGCCCAATGTTGAGGGACTAAACCAACTCAAAATT GTACATGAAATTATTTTAATGATTTCAGATTACAATGATTATGTACGAAGCTCTGAGATTATATCCGCCAACTGGTGTTATTCACCGATCTACTTCCAGAGATACAAAGTTGGGAGATATGGTTTTACCGGCCTGGATCCAGATCACCATACCGATAACTTTAATGAATCACGACCCTGA
- the LOC141670980 gene encoding cytochrome P450 72A15-like isoform X1, with amino-acid sequence MDATIASIVISVIALVIFKYTIKQANKYWFRPKKMEKRLREIGFKGNPYRIIFGDSKDVDRMRAQVTSKPMELSDDIVFRVLPFHLHLLQKYGKKYFIWFGTKPRLSILDPVLVKDILSRPNEFRKPGNDQMGTVLAGGLFMSEGTTWTKHKKILNPSFHMDKIKNMVPSIVESCLEKIEKWNLSLASKESMEVDMVQEIDPLIGDIMCKTVVAGPISEESKRMYQLRNTVNQQAAKLSKLMFFPGWWSLPTREVKTMKATHEEIQILVKKVVTRRLEEMKNGASNRGDILSSMLEAFQDKASGVSLDDVIEECRSFTFIGQESTARPLIWMLYVLARYPEWQERAREEVLQIFGDQKPNVEGLNQLKIITMIMYEALRLYPPTGVIHRSTSRDTKLGDMVLPAWIQITIPITLMNHDPDIWGEDVNQFKPERFDEGVFNSEMKSVFFPFSGGPRKCIGKSMAMVTNKFVIATFLQHFILELSPSYLHAPRHSFFLVPQHGMKLVLRKLV; translated from the exons ATGGATGCAACTATTGCCTCAATTGTTATCTCAGTGATTGCACTGGTCATTTTTAAATACACAATCAAACAAGCCAACAAGTATTGGTTTAGGCCAAAGAAAATGGAGAAACGGCTGAGGGAGATAGGGTTTAAGGGAAATCCTTATAGGATCATCTTTGGAGATTCAAAAGATGTGGATCGGATGAGGGCACAAGTCACTTCCAAGCCAATGGAACTCTCCGACGATATCGTATTCCGTGTTCTACCATTTCACCTACATCTGCTCCAGAAGTATG GTAAGAAGTATTTCATCTGGTTTGGCACTAAACCAAGATTGAGCATATTGGATCCAGTGCTAGTGAAGGATATTCTGTCAAGACCAAACGAATTCCGAAAGCCAGGCAATGATCAAATGGGCACGGTGCTTGCAGGTGGACTCTTCATGAGTGAAGGTACCACATGGACTAAACATAAGAAGATTCTCAACCCTAGTTTTCACATGGACAAGATAAAG AACATGGTACCATCAATAGTGGAGAGCTGTTTGGAAAAAATAGAGAAGTGGAATTTGTCCCTGGCTTCAAAGGAATCAATGGAGGTTGATATGGTGCAAGAAATTGACCCTTTAATAGGTGATATAATGTGCAAAACAGTTGTAGCAGGCCCGATCAGCGAAGAGTCGAAGAGGATGTATCAACTCCGAAATACTGTGAACCAACAAGCAGCCAAACTATCAAAGCTCATGTTCTTTCCCGGATGGTG GAGTTTACCTACTCGTGAGGTGAAGACTATGAAAGCAACTCATGAAGAAATTCAAATTTTAGTGAAGAAAGTGGTGACTAGGAGACTGGAAGAAATGAAAAATGGAGCAAGTAATCGAGGTGATATATTGAGTTCAATGTTGGAAGCTTTTCAAGATAAAGCAAGCGGAGTTAGTCTTGACGATGTGATTGAGGAGTGCAGAAGTTTTACGTTCATTGGACAGGAATCTACTGCACGGCCATTGATATGGATGCTCTATGTTCTGGCCAGATATCCGGAATGGCAAGAGAGGGCAAGAGAAGAGGTTTTGCAGATTTTTGGAGATCAAAAGCCCAATGTTGAGGGACTAAACCAACTCAAAATT ATTACAATGATTATGTACGAAGCTCTGAGATTATATCCGCCAACTGGTGTTATTCACCGATCTACTTCCAGAGATACAAAGTTGGGAGATATGGTTTTACCGGCCTGGATCCAGATCACCATACCGATAACTTTAATGAATCACGACCCTGATATTTGGGGAGAAGATGTTAACCAATTTAAACCTGAGAGATTTGATGAAGGCGTTTTCAACTCAGAGATGAAATCTGTATTCTTCCCTTTCTCGGGGGGACCTCGAAAATGTATCGGGAAAAGTATGGCAATGGTTACAAATAAATTTGTAATCGCAACCTTCTTGCAGCACTTCATCTTAGAGCTTTCTCCATCATATCTACATGCTCCAAGACATTCTTTCTTCCTCGTACCTCAGCATGGAATGAAACTTGTTCTACGTAAACTTGTGTAG